In Sebastes fasciatus isolate fSebFas1 chromosome 24, fSebFas1.pri, whole genome shotgun sequence, the following are encoded in one genomic region:
- the tns1a gene encoding tensin-1 isoform X13, producing the protein MARLNWCLAAVISWGKFLFACFFPLRGAKRDKPDELEGVHTHTFKLKPFKKAKSCDICKQAIVKEGLICKACRLSIHRKCEVKVTTSCQTTTNYEQPPTPQLPLKHVDTPGSTRSCKSVEIRRKQSRSQSVVQAMEESYEVDLVYITERIISVCFPAGAEERSYTTNLKEVATMLRSKHGEHYLILNLSEWRSDLTKLNPKVVEFGWPDHHAPALDKICSMCKAIDTWLNGDPRNVVVLHNKGNRGRTGVVVAAYMHYSNISASADQALDRFAMRRFYEDKALPVGQPSQIRYVRYFNGLLSGHIKINNKPLFLHHVIMHGIPNFESKGGCRPFLKIYQAMQPVYTSGIYNVQGDSNTSICITIEPGLLLKGDILLKCYHKRYRNSTRDVMFRVQFHTCAIHDLGVVFGKNELDETFKGNGALDERFPEYGKVEFVFSYGPEKIKGTGLGHLENGPSVSVDYNTQDPLIRWDSYESFSQRCEDAVDGELDLVHTQGPLDGSLYARVRKKDSLEGVVTINGLPVHESPLTNAENQLQHPSHPLQTTDQTLPVTGHASLPAVDHTLSVSSDSGNSTASVKTDRTDEHSQSVQGAVNHNNPTATHPPLSPQEKRELDQLLSGLEAPIHQRQTYLSTSTSPGGGVRHLVPAQVHVNGGHTRLVGAPSTEERETDILDDELPNSQEGNSVDSLGTLSSLEGQATPADLYYQSQTPTSRPNDGPYLERVVLGEKLSEMPVHGVRTPTAMQERSTDSASPQGGYNNYQNGEGMYRSQSFGNPPASSPETNPKLMPRAPERSTSSRDAVQRGLNTWHQYSLPDDPFGPPLQSTHSLPHFPTSASQRDIEQSIEALNMLMLDLDPINSHMSKSHSAPPGENSLNSSQAPFSQTLARPSYQADSAIHGYNNSGSANNSFHQPLRSTGRISALPNQSPVMESPVYSPQRSNTGYQHQNTTPTHTPEPYLHTRQAAHHYPTDPIPNFNQQVPVKPVNSYTGGGASHSPDPQGSSPYPGYSASSSPLPALPPQPKDTSSSSLPREQEAEEETLNLEGLVAHRIAGVRSRGMTPEVTQETGRRRTTSEGQYQSSHDNTPMVDSPDFAHNLALNPGGRPREGPMHSYREAFEDDEADRFANSPTFRGGGENSPPTPSFPVSPQTPYFNMSRSPPGLAKTPLSALGLKPHHHQGGSDNRSFGDSRAQPFNVPLSSSSPVHCTDGRRIGSSDFAPHSPGLSYPHRPASPEGSQVNIMGVHTVPGSPNTLHRTVATNTPPSPALQRRLGQASPSLGRHPPPVGSPLIGCKTATGGVPPSPLMGRRTAASGHSTPDELGAASRQGSAQPPSTPAFPVSPQLPEKRHMSSGDAERPDNKNLTPASGGSTPNLSGTHTLPDVSKSIYDGYPDIKMNVKFVQDTSKFWYKPDITREQAINVLKDREPGAFIIRDSHSFRGAYGLAMKVACPPPTIQQAKKVGDMTNELVRHFLIETSPKGVRLKGCPNEPYFGCLSALVYQHSMTPLALPCKLMIPAKDPNEEALELATPTDPLVELLKQGAVQKVPEDAHACNVLYINSVDMESLTGPQAIAKAISQTLASNPLPDATTVHFKVSTQGITLTDSQRKLFFRRHYPINTVTYCDIDPQDRKWGKEGGGSVKLFGFVARKQGSTTDNVSHLFAELDPDQPASAIVSFASKMMKR; encoded by the exons CCTCCCACTCCTCAGCTGCCGTTAAAGCATGTAGATACACCG GGATCTACGAGGTCCTGCAAGAGTGTGGAGATAAGGCGAAAGCAGTCGCG GAGTCAGAGTGTGGTTCAGGCCATGGAGGAGAGCTATGAGGTGGACCTGGTCTACATCACAGAGAGGATCATCTCTGTCTGCTTCCCCGCCGGCGCCGAGGAACGCAGCTACACCACCAACCTCAAGGAGGTGGCGACGATGCTGCGGTCCAAACATGGCGAGCACTATCTG ATTCTCAACCTGAGCGAGTGGAGGAGCGACTTAACAAAGTTAAACCCCAAG GTTGTGGAGTTTGGCTGGCCAGACCACCATGCACCGGCGCTGGACAAGATCTGCAGCATGTGCAAGGCCATCGACACGTGGCTCAATGGAGACCCACGCAACGTAGTGGTTCTGCACAACAAG GGGAACCGAGGTCGAACAGGGGTGGTTGTGGCTGCGTACATGCACTACAGCAACATATCTGCAAG CGCTGACCAAGCGCTGGACCGGTTCGCCATGAGGCGCTTCTACGAGGACAAGGCGCTTCCCGTGGGCCAGCCGTCTCAGATAAG ATACGTGCGATACTTCAACGGCCTTCTTTCCGGACACATCAAAATCAACAACAAGCCTCTGTTCCTGCACCATGTCATCATGCACGGCATACCCAACTTTGAGTCCAAAGGAG GCTGCCGTCCTTTCCTGAAGATCTACCAGGCAATGCAACCCGTCTATACGTCAGGAATATA CAATGTGCAAGGAGACAGCAACACCAGTATCTGCATCACTATTGAGCCAGGCCTGCTGCTGAAAGGAGACATCCTG TTGAAGTGTTACCACAAGAGGTACAGGAACTCCACCAGGGACGTGATGTTCAGGGTGCAGTTCCACACCTGTGCCATCCACGACCTCGGCGTGGTGTTCGGGAAGAACGAGCTGGACGAGACCTTCAAAGGTAACGGCGCTCTGG ATGAGAGGTTCCCAGAGTATGGAAAGGTGGAGTTTGTTTTCTCTTATGGACCAGAGAAAATCAAAGGTACAG GCCTGGGCCACCTGGAGAACGGGCCGAGCGTCTCTGTGGACTACAACACCCAGGACCCTCTGATCCGCTGGGACTCGTACGAGAGCTTCAGCCAGCGCTGCGAGGACGCGGTGGACGGCGAGCTCG ATCTTGTTCACACCCAAGGTCCACTTGATGGAAGCCTGTATGCCCGGGTCCGCAAGAAAGACTCCCTGGAGGGAGTTGTCACCATCAACGGCCTCCCAGTCCATGAAAGCCCCTTGACCAACGCTGAGAACCAGTTACAACACCCCAGCCATCCCCTCCAAACCACTGACCAGACCCTTCCTGTGACAGGCCACGCCTCCCTCCCTGCCGTCGACCACACCCTCTCCGTGAGCAGCGACTCGGGCAACTCCACCGCATCTGTCAAGACCGATCGTACCGATGAGCACAGCCAGTCCGTGCAGGGCGCCGTGAACCACAACAACCCAACAGCGACCCACCCACCGCTCAGCCCACAGGAGAAAAGAGAGCTCGACCAGCTCCTGAGCGGCCTCGAGGCACCAATTCACCAACGACAAACCTACCTGTCCACGTCCACCAGTCCAGGAGGAGGTGTCCGACACCTGGTCCCAGCCCAAGTGCACGTCAACGGGGGCCACACCAGGCTAGTTGGCGCCCCTTCAACAGAGGAGCGTGAGACAGATATTCTAGACGACGAGCTGCCCAATAGCCAAGAGGGCAACAGTGTGGACAGCTTGGGCACGCTGTCATCCCTGGAGGGCCAGGCGACACCGGCTGACCTCTACTACCAGTCACAGACGCCCACCAGCAGGCCGAACGACGGACCCTACCTTGAGAGAGTTGTTCTTGGGGAAAAGTTGAGCGAGATGCCCGTGCATGGAGTACGAACGCCCACGGCGATGCAAGAGAGGTCTACGGACTCTGCATCGCCACAGGGGGGATACAACAACTACCAGAACGGAGAAGGGATGTACCGTTCACAGTCCTTTGGGAATCCGCCAGCCAGCAGCCCTGAGACCAACCCTAAACTGATGCCAAGGGCCCCAGAGAGGAGCACCAGTAGCCGGGACGCTGTTCAAAGAGGTCTTAACACCTGGCACCAGTATAGCCTCCCAGATGACCCGTTTGGTCCTCCTCTTCAGTCAACCCATAGCTTGCCCCACTTCCCCACCTCAGCCTCGCAGCGGGACATCGAGCAGTCCATTGAGGCGCTCAACATGCTCATGCTCGACCTGGACCCAATCAACTCCCACATGTCCAAGTCCCACAGTGCGCCTCCTGGGGAGAACAGCCTCAATTCTTCCCAGGCGCCCTTCTCACAGACCCTCGCACGACCCTCATACCAAGCAGACTCTGCCATCCATGGTTACAACAACTCCGGGTCTGCCAACAACTCCTTTCATCAGCCCTTGCGGTCGACTGGGAGAATCTCAGCATTGCCCAACCAGAGCCCCGTGATGGAGTCCCCGGTCTATTCTCCCCAGAGGTCCAACACCGGCTACCAACACCAAAACACCACCCCAACACACACCCCAGAGCCCTACCTCCACACACGCCAAGCAGCCCACCACTACCCCACAGATCCCATCCCTAATTTCAACCAGCAGGTGCCAGTGAAGCCTGTGAACTCGTACACAGGAGGCGGGGCTTCCCACTCCCCGGACCCGCAGGGCTCGTCTCCTTATCCGGGCTACAgtgcctcttcctctcctctccccgcACTCCCCCCCCAACCCAAGGAtacatcttcttcctccttgCCAAGAGAacaagaggcagaggaggagacgcTTAACTTGGAGGGCCTGGTGGCTCACCGCATCGCCG GGGTTCGCTCCAGAGGGATGACCCCAGAAGTGACGCAGGAGACGGGCCGGCGTCGGACCACCAGCGAGGGACAGTACCAGAGCAGCCATGACAACACGCCGATGGTCGACTCACCGGACTTCGCCCACAATCTGGCCCTCAACCCGGGAGGACGGCCCAGAGAG gGTCCCATGCACAGCTACCGGGAGGCGTTTGAGGACGACGAGGCGGACCGGTTCGCCAACAGTCCCACCTTTAGAGGCGGTGGTGAGAATTCCCCCCCGACCCCCAGCTTCCCCGTGTCGCCACAGACTCCTTACTTCAACATGT CTCGCTCTCCTCCAGGTTTGGCCAAGACTCCTCTGTCAGCGCTGGGACTGAAGCCTCATCACCACCAGGGTGGATCAG ATAATCGCAGTTTCGGGGACTCCAGAGCACAACCGTTCAacgttcctctctcctccagcagTCCCGTCCACTGCACCGACGG GAGGAGGATTGGTTCTTCAGACTTTGCCCCGCACAGCCCCGGCCTTTCCTACCCTCACAGACCCGCGTCCCCCGAGGGCTCCCAGGTCAACATCATGGGTGTCCACACCGTCCCCGGCAGCCCCAACACCCTCCACCGCACCGTGGCCACCAACACGCCGCCGAGCCCCGCCCTCCAGAGACGCCTGGGTCAAGCCAGCCCGTCCCTGGGCAGACACCCTCCTCCCGTCGGCAGCCCCCTGATCGGCTGTAAAACAGCAACAGGTGGCGTGCCTCCCAGCCCCTTGATGGGGCGACGCACAGCGGCGAGCGGCCACAGCACACCCGACGAGCTGGGGGCTGCTTCCCGTCAGGGGAGCGCCCAGCCGCCCTCCACGCCCGCCTTCCCCGTCTCCCCGCAGCTGCCGGAGAAGAGGCACATGTCCAGCGGAGACGCGGAGAGGCCGGACAACAAGAACCTGACGCCGGCCAGCGGCGGCAGCACGCCAAACCTGTCTGGCACGCACACACTCCCAGACGTCTCCAAGTCCATATATG ATGGTTATCCAGACATTAAGATGAATGTCAAGTTTGTGCAGGACACGTCCAAGTTCTGGTACAAGCCAGACATCACCAGAGAGCAAG CCATCAACGTGCTGAAGGACAGGGAGCCCGGGGCGTTCATCATAAGAGACAGCCATTCCTTCCGCGGAGCCTACGGCCTCGCCATGAAGGTGGCCTGCCCCCCACCGACCATCCAGCAGGCCAAAAAAG TTGGTGACATGACCAACGAACTGGTGAGGCACTTCCTGATTGAGACGAGCCCCAAAGGCGTCCGTCTGAAGGGCTGTCCCAATGAGCCCTACTTTG GTTGTCTTTCTGCTCTGGTGTACCAACACTCCATGACTCCGCTGGCGCTGCCCTGTAAGCTGATGATCCCCGCTAAAG ACCCAAATGAAGAGGCGCTGGAGCTCGCCACACCTACTGATCCACTTGTTGAACTTCTGAAGCAGGGAGCAG TTCAGAAGGTTCCTGAGGACGCACATG CGTGCAACGTCCTCTACATCAACTCTGTGGACATGGAGTCTCTCACGGGGCCTCAGGCCATCGCCAAGGCCATCAGTCAGACGCTGGCGAGCAACCCTTTGCCCGACGCCACCACCGTTCACTTCAAAGTGTCCACGCAGGGCATCACGCTCACCGACAGCCAGAGGAA ACTTTTCTTCAGGCGACACTATCCCATCAACACGGTAACCTACTGTGACATTGATCCCCAGGACAGAAA ATGGGGCAAAGAAGGAGGTGGCTCAGTGAA GCTTTTTGGATTCGTGGCGAGGAAACAAGGAAGCACAACAGACAATGTCAGCCACCTGTTCGCTGAGCTGGACCCGGACCAGCCCGCCTCCGCCATCGTCAGCTTCGCCTCCAAAATGATGAAGCGGTGA
- the tns1a gene encoding tensin-1 isoform X18, translating into MEESYEVDLVYITERIISVCFPAGAEERSYTTNLKEVATMLRSKHGEHYLILNLSEWRSDLTKLNPKVVEFGWPDHHAPALDKICSMCKAIDTWLNGDPRNVVVLHNKGNRGRTGVVVAAYMHYSNISASADQALDRFAMRRFYEDKALPVGQPSQIRYVRYFNGLLSGHIKINNKPLFLHHVIMHGIPNFESKGGCRPFLKIYQAMQPVYTSGIYNVQGDSNTSICITIEPGLLLKGDILLKCYHKRYRNSTRDVMFRVQFHTCAIHDLGVVFGKNELDETFKGNGALDERFPEYGKVEFVFSYGPEKIKGTGLGHLENGPSVSVDYNTQDPLIRWDSYESFSQRCEDAVDGELDLVHTQGPLDGSLYARVRKKDSLEGVVTINGLPVHESPLTNAENQLQHPSHPLQTTDQTLPVTGHASLPAVDHTLSVSSDSGNSTASVKTDRTDEHSQSVQGAVNHNNPTATHPPLSPQEKRELDQLLSGLEAPIHQRQTYLSTSTSPGGGVRHLVPAQVHVNGGHTRLVGAPSTEERETDILDDELPNSQEGNSVDSLGTLSSLEGQATPADLYYQSQTPTSRPNDGPYLERVVLGEKLSEMPVHGVRTPTAMQERSTDSASPQGGYNNYQNGEGMYRSQSFGNPPASSPETNPKLMPRAPERSTSSRDAVQRGLNTWHQYSLPDDPFGPPLQSTHSLPHFPTSASQRDIEQSIEALNMLMLDLDPINSHMSKSHSAPPGENSLNSSQAPFSQTLARPSYQADSAIHGYNNSGSANNSFHQPLRSTGRISALPNQSPVMESPVYSPQRSNTGYQHQNTTPTHTPEPYLHTRQAAHHYPTDPIPNFNQQVPVKPVNSYTGGGASHSPDPQGSSPYPGYSASSSPLPALPPQPKDTSSSSLPREQEAEEETLNLEGLVAHRIAEYNARIRGISDSMTSQQSDRHRSFSFSGVRSRGMTPEVTQETGRRRTTSEGQYQSSHDNTPMVDSPDFAHNLALNPGGRPREGPMHSYREAFEDDEADRFANSPTFRGGGENSPPTPSFPVSPQTPYFNMSRSPPGLAKTPLSALGLKPHHHQGGSDSDSNDGEQDNRSFGDSRAQPFNVPLSSSSPVHCTDGRRIGSSDFAPHSPGLSYPHRPASPEGSQVNIMGVHTVPGSPNTLHRTVATNTPPSPALQRRLGQASPSLGRHPPPVGSPLIGCKTATGGVPPSPLMGRRTAASGHSTPDELGAASRQGSAQPPSTPAFPVSPQLPEKRHMSSGDAERPDNKNLTPASGGSTPNLSGTHTLPDVSKSIYDGYPDIKMNVKFVQDTSKFWYKPDITREQAINVLKDREPGAFIIRDSHSFRGAYGLAMKVACPPPTIQQAKKVGDMTNELVRHFLIETSPKGVRLKGCPNEPYFGCLSALVYQHSMTPLALPCKLMIPAKDPNEEALELATPTDPLVELLKQGAVQKVPEDAHACNVLYINSVDMESLTGPQAIAKAISQTLASNPLPDATTVHFKVSTQGITLTDSQRKLFFRRHYPINTVTYCDIDPQDRKWGKEGGGSVKLFGFVARKQGSTTDNVSHLFAELDPDQPASAIVSFASKMMKR; encoded by the exons ATGGAGGAGAGCTATGAGGTGGACCTGGTCTACATCACAGAGAGGATCATCTCTGTCTGCTTCCCCGCCGGCGCCGAGGAACGCAGCTACACCACCAACCTCAAGGAGGTGGCGACGATGCTGCGGTCCAAACATGGCGAGCACTATCTG ATTCTCAACCTGAGCGAGTGGAGGAGCGACTTAACAAAGTTAAACCCCAAG GTTGTGGAGTTTGGCTGGCCAGACCACCATGCACCGGCGCTGGACAAGATCTGCAGCATGTGCAAGGCCATCGACACGTGGCTCAATGGAGACCCACGCAACGTAGTGGTTCTGCACAACAAG GGGAACCGAGGTCGAACAGGGGTGGTTGTGGCTGCGTACATGCACTACAGCAACATATCTGCAAG CGCTGACCAAGCGCTGGACCGGTTCGCCATGAGGCGCTTCTACGAGGACAAGGCGCTTCCCGTGGGCCAGCCGTCTCAGATAAG ATACGTGCGATACTTCAACGGCCTTCTTTCCGGACACATCAAAATCAACAACAAGCCTCTGTTCCTGCACCATGTCATCATGCACGGCATACCCAACTTTGAGTCCAAAGGAG GCTGCCGTCCTTTCCTGAAGATCTACCAGGCAATGCAACCCGTCTATACGTCAGGAATATA CAATGTGCAAGGAGACAGCAACACCAGTATCTGCATCACTATTGAGCCAGGCCTGCTGCTGAAAGGAGACATCCTG TTGAAGTGTTACCACAAGAGGTACAGGAACTCCACCAGGGACGTGATGTTCAGGGTGCAGTTCCACACCTGTGCCATCCACGACCTCGGCGTGGTGTTCGGGAAGAACGAGCTGGACGAGACCTTCAAAGGTAACGGCGCTCTGG ATGAGAGGTTCCCAGAGTATGGAAAGGTGGAGTTTGTTTTCTCTTATGGACCAGAGAAAATCAAAGGTACAG GCCTGGGCCACCTGGAGAACGGGCCGAGCGTCTCTGTGGACTACAACACCCAGGACCCTCTGATCCGCTGGGACTCGTACGAGAGCTTCAGCCAGCGCTGCGAGGACGCGGTGGACGGCGAGCTCG ATCTTGTTCACACCCAAGGTCCACTTGATGGAAGCCTGTATGCCCGGGTCCGCAAGAAAGACTCCCTGGAGGGAGTTGTCACCATCAACGGCCTCCCAGTCCATGAAAGCCCCTTGACCAACGCTGAGAACCAGTTACAACACCCCAGCCATCCCCTCCAAACCACTGACCAGACCCTTCCTGTGACAGGCCACGCCTCCCTCCCTGCCGTCGACCACACCCTCTCCGTGAGCAGCGACTCGGGCAACTCCACCGCATCTGTCAAGACCGATCGTACCGATGAGCACAGCCAGTCCGTGCAGGGCGCCGTGAACCACAACAACCCAACAGCGACCCACCCACCGCTCAGCCCACAGGAGAAAAGAGAGCTCGACCAGCTCCTGAGCGGCCTCGAGGCACCAATTCACCAACGACAAACCTACCTGTCCACGTCCACCAGTCCAGGAGGAGGTGTCCGACACCTGGTCCCAGCCCAAGTGCACGTCAACGGGGGCCACACCAGGCTAGTTGGCGCCCCTTCAACAGAGGAGCGTGAGACAGATATTCTAGACGACGAGCTGCCCAATAGCCAAGAGGGCAACAGTGTGGACAGCTTGGGCACGCTGTCATCCCTGGAGGGCCAGGCGACACCGGCTGACCTCTACTACCAGTCACAGACGCCCACCAGCAGGCCGAACGACGGACCCTACCTTGAGAGAGTTGTTCTTGGGGAAAAGTTGAGCGAGATGCCCGTGCATGGAGTACGAACGCCCACGGCGATGCAAGAGAGGTCTACGGACTCTGCATCGCCACAGGGGGGATACAACAACTACCAGAACGGAGAAGGGATGTACCGTTCACAGTCCTTTGGGAATCCGCCAGCCAGCAGCCCTGAGACCAACCCTAAACTGATGCCAAGGGCCCCAGAGAGGAGCACCAGTAGCCGGGACGCTGTTCAAAGAGGTCTTAACACCTGGCACCAGTATAGCCTCCCAGATGACCCGTTTGGTCCTCCTCTTCAGTCAACCCATAGCTTGCCCCACTTCCCCACCTCAGCCTCGCAGCGGGACATCGAGCAGTCCATTGAGGCGCTCAACATGCTCATGCTCGACCTGGACCCAATCAACTCCCACATGTCCAAGTCCCACAGTGCGCCTCCTGGGGAGAACAGCCTCAATTCTTCCCAGGCGCCCTTCTCACAGACCCTCGCACGACCCTCATACCAAGCAGACTCTGCCATCCATGGTTACAACAACTCCGGGTCTGCCAACAACTCCTTTCATCAGCCCTTGCGGTCGACTGGGAGAATCTCAGCATTGCCCAACCAGAGCCCCGTGATGGAGTCCCCGGTCTATTCTCCCCAGAGGTCCAACACCGGCTACCAACACCAAAACACCACCCCAACACACACCCCAGAGCCCTACCTCCACACACGCCAAGCAGCCCACCACTACCCCACAGATCCCATCCCTAATTTCAACCAGCAGGTGCCAGTGAAGCCTGTGAACTCGTACACAGGAGGCGGGGCTTCCCACTCCCCGGACCCGCAGGGCTCGTCTCCTTATCCGGGCTACAgtgcctcttcctctcctctccccgcACTCCCCCCCCAACCCAAGGAtacatcttcttcctccttgCCAAGAGAacaagaggcagaggaggagacgcTTAACTTGGAGGGCCTGGTGGCTCACCGCATCGCCG AGTACAACGCTCGTATCCGGGGCATCAGTGATAGCATGACATCGCAACAATCTGACCGCCATCGCTCCTTTTCCTTCTCTG GGGTTCGCTCCAGAGGGATGACCCCAGAAGTGACGCAGGAGACGGGCCGGCGTCGGACCACCAGCGAGGGACAGTACCAGAGCAGCCATGACAACACGCCGATGGTCGACTCACCGGACTTCGCCCACAATCTGGCCCTCAACCCGGGAGGACGGCCCAGAGAG gGTCCCATGCACAGCTACCGGGAGGCGTTTGAGGACGACGAGGCGGACCGGTTCGCCAACAGTCCCACCTTTAGAGGCGGTGGTGAGAATTCCCCCCCGACCCCCAGCTTCCCCGTGTCGCCACAGACTCCTTACTTCAACATGT CTCGCTCTCCTCCAGGTTTGGCCAAGACTCCTCTGTCAGCGCTGGGACTGAAGCCTCATCACCACCAGGGTGGATCAG ACTCTGATTCTAATGATGGCGAGCAAG ATAATCGCAGTTTCGGGGACTCCAGAGCACAACCGTTCAacgttcctctctcctccagcagTCCCGTCCACTGCACCGACGG GAGGAGGATTGGTTCTTCAGACTTTGCCCCGCACAGCCCCGGCCTTTCCTACCCTCACAGACCCGCGTCCCCCGAGGGCTCCCAGGTCAACATCATGGGTGTCCACACCGTCCCCGGCAGCCCCAACACCCTCCACCGCACCGTGGCCACCAACACGCCGCCGAGCCCCGCCCTCCAGAGACGCCTGGGTCAAGCCAGCCCGTCCCTGGGCAGACACCCTCCTCCCGTCGGCAGCCCCCTGATCGGCTGTAAAACAGCAACAGGTGGCGTGCCTCCCAGCCCCTTGATGGGGCGACGCACAGCGGCGAGCGGCCACAGCACACCCGACGAGCTGGGGGCTGCTTCCCGTCAGGGGAGCGCCCAGCCGCCCTCCACGCCCGCCTTCCCCGTCTCCCCGCAGCTGCCGGAGAAGAGGCACATGTCCAGCGGAGACGCGGAGAGGCCGGACAACAAGAACCTGACGCCGGCCAGCGGCGGCAGCACGCCAAACCTGTCTGGCACGCACACACTCCCAGACGTCTCCAAGTCCATATATG ATGGTTATCCAGACATTAAGATGAATGTCAAGTTTGTGCAGGACACGTCCAAGTTCTGGTACAAGCCAGACATCACCAGAGAGCAAG CCATCAACGTGCTGAAGGACAGGGAGCCCGGGGCGTTCATCATAAGAGACAGCCATTCCTTCCGCGGAGCCTACGGCCTCGCCATGAAGGTGGCCTGCCCCCCACCGACCATCCAGCAGGCCAAAAAAG TTGGTGACATGACCAACGAACTGGTGAGGCACTTCCTGATTGAGACGAGCCCCAAAGGCGTCCGTCTGAAGGGCTGTCCCAATGAGCCCTACTTTG GTTGTCTTTCTGCTCTGGTGTACCAACACTCCATGACTCCGCTGGCGCTGCCCTGTAAGCTGATGATCCCCGCTAAAG ACCCAAATGAAGAGGCGCTGGAGCTCGCCACACCTACTGATCCACTTGTTGAACTTCTGAAGCAGGGAGCAG TTCAGAAGGTTCCTGAGGACGCACATG CGTGCAACGTCCTCTACATCAACTCTGTGGACATGGAGTCTCTCACGGGGCCTCAGGCCATCGCCAAGGCCATCAGTCAGACGCTGGCGAGCAACCCTTTGCCCGACGCCACCACCGTTCACTTCAAAGTGTCCACGCAGGGCATCACGCTCACCGACAGCCAGAGGAA ACTTTTCTTCAGGCGACACTATCCCATCAACACGGTAACCTACTGTGACATTGATCCCCAGGACAGAAA ATGGGGCAAAGAAGGAGGTGGCTCAGTGAA GCTTTTTGGATTCGTGGCGAGGAAACAAGGAAGCACAACAGACAATGTCAGCCACCTGTTCGCTGAGCTGGACCCGGACCAGCCCGCCTCCGCCATCGTCAGCTTCGCCTCCAAAATGATGAAGCGGTGA